Genomic segment of Gammaproteobacteria bacterium:
CCGGGCTGGATAGAAGGCGTATTTCTCATTATTCCTTCCTAATAGGTTAACAGTTCTAATCAGGAAAAAGACCGACTAATATTCTTGAGAAAACTATATTGGTGTGCTGAATAGGCGTTCATTTTCCTTTCTAACTACTTCATAGCATTCACATACTCTCTCCTCCAGTCTTGGTCTATTTGTTACTATAATCTTACCGCGACTATAAGTAATCAGACCATCACTTTGTAATCTTCCGGCTGCTTCTGTAACTCCTTCACGACGAACTCCAAGCATGTTTGCGATCAGTTCCTGGGTCATGTGCAATTCATTTGAGGGTAATCTATCAATACTCAGTAGCAGCCAGCGGCACAGTTGTTGGTCTATAGTATGATGTCGGTTACATGCAGCAGTTTGTGCCATTTGAGTCAAAAATGATTGGGTGTAACGAAGTAATAAACGCTGCATAGAACCAACGCGAGAAGATATATCCT
This window contains:
- a CDS encoding hypothetical protein (Evidence 5 : Unknown function), whose amino-acid sequence is MENGASAEVAIVGNEGIIGIAIFMGGMTTINRAVVQSGGYAYKLPGNILKDISSRVGSMQRLLLRYTQSFLTQMAQTAACNRHHTIDQQLCRWLLLSIDRLPSNELHMTQELIANMLGVRREGVTEAAGRLQSDGLITYSRGKIIVTNRPRLEERVCECYEVVRKENERLFSTPI